From the Budorcas taxicolor isolate Tak-1 chromosome 1, Takin1.1, whole genome shotgun sequence genome, one window contains:
- the LOC128045722 gene encoding keratin-associated protein 10-8-like: protein MAASTLSVCSSDMSYDCPESCCEPPCYAPSCCAPAPRLTLLCAPVSCESSPCFQPACSSSCPASCCQQSSCQPSCCTSSPCQQACCEPVCCRPVCCRPVCCTPVCSEGSPCSAPSSCCRPSSSVSLLCHPMCRPACCVPTSSCQPSCCRPASSVSLLCRPVCHPACCVPTSSCQPSCCCPASSVSLLCRPPACSRPACYVPALALEPCC from the exons ATGGCAGCCTCCACTCTGTCCGTCTGCTCCAGCGACATGAGCTATGACTGTCCAGAGAGCTGCTGCGAGCCCCCCTGCTATGCCCCCAGCTGCTGCGCCCCGGCCCCCCGCCTGACCCTCCTCTGCGCCCCAGTGAGCTGCGAGTCCAGCCCCTGCTTCCAGCCAGCCTGCAGCAGCTCCTGCCCAGCCTCATGCTGCCAGCAGTCTAGCTGCCAGCCCTCCTGCTGCACCTCCTCCCCCTGCCAGCAGGCCTGCTGTGAGCCCGTCTGCTGCAGGCCCGTCTGCTGCAGGCCTGTCTGCTGCACACCCGTCTGCTCTGAGGGTTCCCCGTGCTCAGCCCCCTCGTCCTGCTGCAGACCCTCCTCCTCCGTGTCCCTGCTCTGCCACCCCATGTGCCGCCCCGCCTGCTGTGTGCCCACCTCCTCTTGCCAGCCCAGTTGCTGCCGCCCGGCCTCCTCTGTGTCCCTGCTCTGCCGGCCCGTGTGCCACCCCGCCTGCTGTGTGCCCACCTCCTCTTGCCAGCCCAGTTGCTGCTGCCCGGCCTCCTCTGTGTCCCTGCTCTGCCGGCCC CCTGCATGCTCCCGCCCGGCTTGCTATGTCCCCGCCTTGGCCCTGGAGCCCTGCTGCTGA
- the LOC128051325 gene encoding keratin-associated protein 10-3-like — MAASTLSVCSSDLSYDCPESCCEPPCCAPSCCAPAPRLTLLCAPVSCESSPCFQPACSSSCPASCCQQSSCQPSCCTSSPCQQACCEPVCCRPVCCRPVCCTPVCSEGSPCSAPSSCCRPSSSPSCCRPASSVSLLCRPVCRPACCVPASSCQPSCCCPASSVSLLCQPACSRPACYVPALALEPCC, encoded by the exons ATGGCAGCCTCCACTCTGTCTGTCTGCTCCAGTGACCTGAGCTATGACTGTCCAGAGAGCTGCTGTGAGCCCCCCTGTTGTGCCCCCAGCTGCTGCGCCCCGGCCCCCCGCCTGACCCTCCTCTGCGCCCCAGTGAGCTGCGAGTCCAGCCCCTGCTTCCAGCCAGCCTGCAGCAGCTCCTGCCCGGCCTCATGCTGCCAGCAGTCTAGCTGCCAGCCCTCCTGCTGCACCTCCTCCCCCTGCCAGCAGGCCTGCTGTGAGCCCGTCTGCTGCAGGCCCGTCTGCTGCAGGCCTGTCTGCTGCACACCCGTCTGCTCTGAGGGTTCCCCGTGCTCAGCCCCCTCGTCCTGCTGCAGACCCTCCTCCTCC CCCAGTTGCTGCCGCCCGGCCTCCTCTGTGTCCCTGCTCTGCCGGCCCGTGTGCCGCCCCGCCTGCTGTGTGCCCGCCTCCTCTTGCCAGCCCAGTTGCTGCTGCCCGGCCTCCTCTGTGTCCCTGCTCTGCCAGCCTGCATGCTCCCGCCCGGCTTGCTATGTCCCCGCCTTGGCCCTGGAGCCCTGCTGCTGA
- the LOC128051316 gene encoding keratin-associated protein 10-8-like yields MAASTLSVCSSDLSYDCPESCCEPPCCAPSCCAPAPRLTLLCAPVSCESSPCFQPACSSSCPASCCQQSSCQPSCCTSSPCQQACCEPVCCRPVCCRPVCCTPVCSEGSPCSAPSSCCRPSSSVSLLCHPVCRPACCVPTSSCQPSCCRPASSVSLLCRPVCRPACCVPASSCQPSCCCPASSVSLLCQPACSRPACYVPALALEPCC; encoded by the coding sequence ATGGCAGCCTCCACTCTGTCTGTCTGCTCCAGTGACCTGAGCTATGACTGTCCAGAGAGCTGCTGTGAGCCCCCCTGTTGTGCCCCCAGCTGCTGCGCCCCGGCCCCCCGCCTGACCCTCCTCTGCGCCCCAGTGAGCTGCGAGTCCAGCCCCTGCTTCCAGCCAGCCTGCAGCAGCTCCTGCCCGGCCTCATGCTGCCAGCAGTCTAGCTGCCAGCCCTCCTGCTGCACCTCCTCCCCCTGCCAGCAGGCCTGCTGTGAGCCCGTCTGCTGCAGGCCCGTCTGCTGCAGGCCTGTCTGCTGCACACCCGTCTGCTCTGAGGGTTCCCCGTGCTCAGCCCCCTCGTCCTGCTGCAGACCCTCCTCCTCCGTGTCCCTGCTCTGCCACCCCGTGTGCCGCCCCGCCTGCTGTGTGCCCACCTCCTCTTGCCAGCCCAGTTGCTGCCGCCCGGCCTCCTCTGTGTCCCTGCTCTGCCGGCCCGTGTGCCGCCCCGCCTGCTGTGTGCCCGCCTCCTCTTGCCAGCCCAGTTGCTGCTGCCCGGCCTCCTCTGTGTCCCTGCTCTGCCAGCCTGCATGCTCCCGCCCGGCTTGCTATGTCCCCGCCTTGGCCCTGGAGCCCTGCTGCTGA